Proteins from a single region of Cryptococcus neoformans var. grubii H99 chromosome 5, complete sequence:
- a CDS encoding septin ring protein, whose translation MASLVSPAPEEIAAASYVGFDSITRQIEHKLLKRGFQFNVMVVGQTGLGKSTLINTLFASHLIESKGRFEPDVLPRQTTEIAAQSHVIVENGVRLKLNIIDTPGYGDNVNNEGCWDPIIKYIKDQHSAYLRKELTAMRDRFIPDTRIHCCLFFINPTGHTLKPIDIVVLKKLTEVVNVVPVIAKSDSLTLEERSLFKQRILAEMHHNQIRMFPFDSDELDEEELRANERVREMLPFAIVGSERSVIIDGKPVRGRKNRWGVINVEDERHCEFVYLRNFLTRTHLQDLIETTAQVHYETFRSKQLLALKESSAKAQQASASTA comes from the exons ATGGCTTCCCTCGTATCCCCAGCTCCCGAAGAGATCGCGGCCGCTTCTTATGTCGGTTTCGATT CTATCACTCGGCAGATCGAGCATAAACTTCTGAAGCGCGGATTTCAATTCAATGTGATGGTAGTCG GGCAAACTGGTCTCGGAAAGTCCACCCTCATCAACACACTTTTTGCCTCTCACCTCATCGAGTCTAAAGGAAGGTTCGAACCAGACGTTCTACCTCGGCAGACGACGGAAATCGCTGCTCAGTCCCACG TGATCGTGGAGAATGGGGTGCGATTGAAGTTGAACATTATTGACACCCCCGGATATGGTGACAACGTTAACAACGAAGGCTGCTGGGATCCAATTATCAAATAT ATAAAAGATCAGCACTCCGCTTATTTGCGTAAAGAACTTACAGCCATGCGAGACCGCTTCATTCCCGATACTCGTATCCACTGCtgtcttttcttcatcaacccCACGGGTCACACTTTGAAACCT ATTGACATTGTGGTTCTCAAAAAACTCACTGAAGTAGTCAACGTAGTGCCAGTCATTGCGAAATCCGACTCCTTGACTCTGGAGGAGCGAAGTCTTTTCAAACAGCGA ATCCTGGCCGAGATGCATCATAATCAAATCAGGATGTTTCCCTTTGACTCTGACGAActcgacgaggaggagctTCGAGCCAACGAGCGTGTTAGG GAAATGCTTCCATTCGCCATTGTTGGCTCTGAACGAAGCGTCATCATTGATGGCAAGCCTGTGCgtggaagaaagaacaGATGGGGAGTTATCAATgtcgaggatgaaagaCATTGCGAGTTTGTTTATTTGCGGAACTTCCTTACGAG GACTCATCTGCAGGACCTCATTGAAACCACTGCGCAGGTGCACTATGAGACTTTCCGATCGAAACAGCTCCTTGCTCTCAAAGAGTCTTCCGCCAAAGCCCAACAAGCATCTGCATCGACGGCATAA